From Zingiber officinale cultivar Zhangliang chromosome 5B, Zo_v1.1, whole genome shotgun sequence, the proteins below share one genomic window:
- the LOC121986396 gene encoding enolase-like: MTMGTTIASVKARQIFDSRGNPTVEVDVCLSDGTFARAAVPSGASTGVYEALELRDGGSDYLGKGVLKAVANVNAIIGPALIGKDPTEQVEIDNFMVQNLDGTSNEWGWCKQKLGANAILAVSLAVCKAGANVKKIPLYQHIANLAGNKTLVLPVPAFNVINGGSHAGNKLAMQEFMILPVGASSFKEAMKMGVEVYHNLKAVIKKKYGQDATNVGDEGGFAPNIQENKEGLELLKTAIEKAGYTGKVVIGMDVAASEFYNDQDKTYDLNFKVENNDGSQKISGDSLKDVYKSFASEYPIVSIEDPFDQDDWIHYSKMTEEIGQQVQIVGDDLLVTNPTRVAKAISEKSCNALLLKVNQIGSVTESIEAVKMSKRAGWGVMASHRSGETEDTFIADLSVGLATGQIKTGAPCRSERLAKYNQLLRIEEELGDAAVYAGLKFRAPVEPY; encoded by the exons ATGACGATGGGGACCACGATCGCAAGCGTCAAGGCTCGTCAGATCTTCGACAGCCGAGGCAATCCCACTGTTGAG GTTGATGTTTGCCTATCTGACGGAACTTTTGCTAGAGCTGCTGTCCCTAGCGGCGCCTCAACAG GTGTATATGAAGCTCTAGAACTAAGAGATGGAGGATCAGATTATCTTGGCAAGGGTGTTCTCAAG GCTGTCGCAAATGTAAATGCTATCATTGGACCTGCTCTGATTGGGAAG GATCCGACTGAGCAGGTCGAAATTGATAACTTCATGGTCCAAAACCTTGATGGAACCTCCAACGAGTGGGGCTGGTGCAAACAAAAG CTGGGAGCAAATGCTATCCTGGCTGTTTCTCTTGCTGTGTGCAAAGCCGGAGCTAATGTGAAGAAGATACCTCTCTACCAG CACATTGCTAATCTTGCTGGAAATAAAACTTTGGTCTTGCCTGTGCCTGCATTTAATGTTATCAATGGTGGATCACATGCTGGTAACAAGCTCGCTATGCAG GAATTTATGATCCTTCCTGTGGGAGCATCCTCATTTAAAGAAGCCATGAAAATGGGTGTAGAAGTTTATCACAATTTGAAG GCTGTGATCAAGAAAAAATATGGACAGGATGCTACAAATGTTGGGGACGAAGGTGGTTTTGCTCCAAACATTCAG GAAAACAAAGAGGGACTTGAACTTTTGAAGACAGCTATAGAGAAAGCTGGATACACGGGGAAG GTTGTTATTGGGATGGATGTTGCAGCGTCGGAGTTTTACAATGACCAAGACAAGACTTATGACCTTAACTTCAAAGTGGAG AACAATGATGGATCACAGAAGATCTCAGGCGACAGTTTGAAAGATGTCTACAAGTCTTTTGCATCTGAATATCCCATCGTATCCATCGAAGATCCATTTGATCAGGATGATTGGATCCATTATAGCAAGATGACTGAAGAGATTGGGCAGCAGGTCCAGATTGTTGGAGATGATCTTCTTGTCACCAATCCCACG AGGGTTGCAAAGGCCATAAGTGAGAAGTCATGCAATGCCCTTCTACTGAAG GTTAATCAAATTGGATCGGTGACGGAGAGTATCGAAGCTGTCAAAATGTCCAAGCGTGCTGGCTGGGGCGTAATGGCAAGTCATCGAAG CGGTGAGACTGAGGACACCTTCATCGCCGATCTCTCTGTGGGTTTGGCAACC GGCCAAATCAAAACTGGAGCTCCATGCCGATCAGAGCGGCTTGCCAAGTACAACCAG CTTCTTAGGATCGAAGAGGAGCTCGGCGACGCAGCCGTTTATGCCGGCTTAAAGTTCCGGGCACCGGTGGAGCCTTACTAG
- the LOC121986398 gene encoding uncharacterized protein At4g19900-like: MLRQARRRPGYGPQLCAAAAALILLFLSLSVLYSRLSSSPSSSSGFSLRLGLPTGQTHSERDPSALFEDANLDDIDENTATDDDRIDELDVVEEEAGDSMPQQDPGSGLFWDHALGVARMQFGRPDRDGEAHRLLSFPKEHPYRGKIAFGSDDQPVDEDIRLKLDSIRKVEDALLLKVGSGDSPLRKGWSQWLEGKGDYLRRDRMLRSNLDLLNPKSHPLLQDPDGPGLTILTKGDRLVQRVLLKELENSPSRLGGGGGGAEAKRTEARQAMEAEEKKREVGALEGRKLVTMLKEGRVHADGQRWAYFPGLDAHLRFSDFMDQFLYSGKCRMRVFMVWNSPPWTYGIRHRRGLESLLHHHFDACVVVFSETVELDFFDDLVMEGYRVAVAMPNLDELLKDTPTRIFSSVWYQWRKTKHYPVHYSELIRLAALYKYGGIYLDSDIIVLNPIDSVKNFISIEDNLSGNPVFNGAVMAFEKNSSLMLECLNEFYSTYDDALLRWNGADLMTRVINRISDRSNKSPLQPGINVKPQFAIHPISSSDITRYFAEPVDEFEKAEQDNLFKRMMNESLTFHFWNALTSALVPEPNSLVERLLNQYCLHCLDVL; encoded by the exons ATGCTCCGCCAAGCGCGGCGGCGACCCGGCTACGGCCCCCAGCTctgcgccgccgccgccgctctcatcctcctcttcctctccctctccgtcCTCTATTCACGTCTCTCATCCTCCCCCTCTTCCTCCTCTGGCTTCTCCCTCCGCCTTGGGCTCCCCACTGGCCAAACCCACTCCGAACGAGACCCATCGGCCCTGTTCGAAGACGCTAACTTAGATGACATCGACGAGAATACCGCCACCGATGACGATCGGATCGACGAGCTCGACGTCGTCGAGGAAGAGGCGGGTGATTCCATGCCCCAGCAGGATCCTGGCTCTGGGCTTTTCTGGGACCACGCCCTTGGCGTCGCCAGGATGCAGTTCGGCAGGCCCGATCGCGATGGAGAAGCCCATCGTTTGCTCTCGTTTCCCAAAGAGCATCCTTACAGGGGCAAAATCGCGTTCGGATCGGACGACCAGCCCGTTGACGAGGACATCCGGCTGAAGTTAGACTCGATCCGGAAAGTGGAGGATGCTCTTCTGCTCAAAGTGGGTTCCGGCGACTCGCCGCTGCGGAAGGGGTGGTCACAGTGGCTGGAGGGGAAGGGTGACTACCTTCGGCGGGATCGGATGCTCAGGTCGAACCTCGATCTGTTGAATCCCAAGAGCCATCCTTTGCTTCAGGATCCAGACGGACCCGGGCTGACTATACTGACCAAAGGGGATCGACTGGTGCAGAGGGTGCTCTTGAAGGAGTTGGAGAATTCTCCTTCCCGTttaggtggtggtggtggtggtgctgAGGCTAAAAGAACTGAGGCAAGACAAGCTATGGAAGCAGAGGAAAAGAAGAGGGAAGTTGGAGCTTTGGAAGGACGAAAATTGGTAACTATGCTGAAGGAGGGTCGAGTGCATGCTGATGGTCAGCGATGGGCTTACTTTCCTGGCCTAGATGCTCACCTGAGATTCTCTGACTTCATGGATCAGTTTCTTTATAGTGGCAAATGCAGGATGAGAGTTTTCATGGTGTGGAACAGTCCACCATGGACTTATGGCATCCGGCATCGACGGGGCCTGGAGAGTCTTTTGCATCATCATTTTGATGCTTGTGTGGTTGTGTTCTCAGAGACAGTGGAGCTTGATTTCTTTGATGACCTAGTAATGGAAGG GTATAGAGTTGCAGTGGCCATGCCCAATCTTGATGAACTTCTAAAAGATACTCCGACTCGCATCTTTTCATCTGTGTGGTATCAGTGGAGAAAGACAAAGCATTATCCTGTTCACTATAGTGAGCTAATCCGTCTTGCTGCTCTCTATAA GTATGGTGGCATATACCTTGATTCAGATATCATTGTTTTAAACCCGATTGATTCAGTGAAGAATTTTATTTCGATTGAGGATAATTTATCCGGAAATCCAGTCTTTAATGGTGCAGTGATGGCGTTTGAAAAGAACAG TTCTTTGATGCTGGAGTGCTTAAACGAATTTTATTCAACATACGATGATGCCCTTCTACGGTGGAATGGGGCAGATCTCATGACAAGAGTGATAAACAGGATATCTGACAGAAGTAACAAATCACCATTACAGCCTGGGATAAATGTAAAACCTCAATTTGCAATTCATCCCATCAGTTCATCAGATATTACAAG GTACTTCGCAGAGCCAGTTGATGAATTTGAAAAGGCTGAACAAGATAATCTGTTCAAAAGGATGATGAACGAGTCGTTAACGTTTCACTTCTGGAATGCCCTTACATCGGCGCTGGTTCCAGAACCCAACAGTCTCGTTGAGAGACTTCTGAATCAGTACTGTCTCCATTGCCTCGACGTGTTATGA
- the LOC121986399 gene encoding sulfiredoxin, chloroplastic/mitochondrial-like has protein sequence MATFALSIPHAGPRSFCLRPIRASSNGVPFLKPKSGGPAILEIPLDKIRRPLMRTRANDPLKVKELMESIRLIGLQEPIDVLEVEGVYYGFSGCHRYEAHQRLGLPTIRCKVRRGTKETLRHHMR, from the exons ATGGCGACCTTCGCCCTGTCGATTCCGCACGCAGGCCCCCGCAGCTTTTGCCTACGCCCGATTAGAGCTTCCTCTAATG GGGTTCCGTTCTTGAAGCCGAAATCGGGAGGGCCGGCGATCCTGGAGATACCCCTTGACAAGATTAGGCGGCCGTTGATGCGGACGCGGGCGAACGACCCCCTAAAGGTGAAGGAACTCATGGAGAGTATCAGATTAATTGGTCTCCAGGAACCT ATTGATGTGCTAGAAGTGGAAGGAGTTTACTACG GGTTTTCCGGATGCCACCGCTACGAGGCTCATCAGCGACTTGGCCTCCCAACCATTCGTTGTAAAGTCCGTCGCGGAACAAAGGAGACATTAAG GCATCATATGAGGTGA